The sequence TTGGAACAGCTTTTCATACCCCGGCTCTCAATGCGGTTACTCCACTTTTAGTACCAGAAGAACAGCTTACGAAATGTGCAGGCTATAGTCAGTCTTTGCAGTCTATAAGCTATATTGTTAGTCCGGCGGTTGCAGCACTCTTATACTCCGTTTGGGAACTAAATGCTATTATTGCCATCGATGTATTGGGGGCTGTGATTGCATCTATTACGGTAGCAATTGTACGTATTCCTAAGCTAGGTGATCAAGTGCAAAGTTTGAAACCAAATTTCATAAGAGAAATGAAAGAAGGAATGGCTGTACTACGGCAAAATAAAGGATTATTTGCTTTATTACTCGTTGGAACATTATATATGTTTGTTTATATGCCCATAAATGCATTATATCCTTTAATCACTATGGAATATTTTAATGGTACACCGATGCATATTTCTATTACGGAGATTGCTTATGCCTCTGGTATGTTGATAGGGGGTCTATTATTAGGGTTATTTGGGAATTACCAAAAGCGAATCTTATTAATAACGGCATCAATTTTTATGATGGGGATAAGCTTAACCATTTCAGGATTACTTCCTCAAAGTGGATTTTTCATATTTGTAGTCTGCTGTGCAATAATGGGGCTTTCGGTTCCGTTTTACAGCGGTGTGCAAACAGCTCTTTTTCAGGAGAAAATTAAGCCTGAATATTTAGGACGTGTATTTTC comes from Hallerella porci and encodes:
- the mef(A) gene encoding macrolide efflux MFS transporter Mef(A) — encoded protein: MEKYNNWKLKFYTIWAGQAVSLITSAILQMAIIFYLTEKTGSAMVLSMASLVGFLPYAVFGPAIGVLVDRHDRKKIMIGADLIIAAAGAVLAIVALYMELPIWMVMVVLFIRSIGTAFHTPALNAVTPLLVPEEQLTKCAGYSQSLQSISYIVSPAVAALLYSVWELNAIIAIDVLGAVIASITVAIVRIPKLGDQVQSLKPNFIREMKEGMAVLRQNKGLFALLLVGTLYMFVYMPINALYPLITMEYFNGTPMHISITEIAYASGMLIGGLLLGLFGNYQKRILLITASIFMMGISLTISGLLPQSGFFIFVVCCAIMGLSVPFYSGVQTALFQEKIKPEYLGRVFSLTGSIMSLAMPIGLILSGFFADRIGVNHWFLLSGILIICIAIVCPMITEIRKLDAK